The proteins below are encoded in one region of Lactuca sativa cultivar Salinas chromosome 3, Lsat_Salinas_v11, whole genome shotgun sequence:
- the LOC111894303 gene encoding uncharacterized protein LOC111894303, producing MPKDKAADKKVDIMARAHSAILLSLTDEKQWLCTLRMSESTQVKGHLDNFNRIILDLQGVDVNIEYEDQEIFDEGDDGDVLTVCTSSSADAWVLDSGASYHMTYNCDWVDSFKEWDGTVKMGDYWVSSIKGSATVQIKMHDGMVRKLDFWYVPELWKNLVSLSTLAKNRIRYVGEGD from the exons ATGCCAAAGGACAAGGCAGCTGATAAGAAGGTGGATATTATGGCGAGGGCACATAGTGCCATTCTATTGAGCTTAACAGATGAA AAGCAATGGTTGTGCACTCTCAGAATGTCTGAAAGTACCCAAGTGAAAGGTCATCTGGATAACTTCAATCGTATCATCTTGGATCTACAAGGTGTTGATGTGAATATTGAATATGAAGATCAG GAAATTTTTGATGAAGGGGACGATGGTGATGTACTGACTGTGTGTACATCAAGTTCTGCTGATGCTTGGGTCTTGGATTCTGGAGCATCCTATCACATGACATATAATTGTGACTGGGTCGACTCATTCAAAGAATGGGATGGCACAGTCAAGATGGGCGATTATTGGGTGAGCAGTATCAAAGGTAGTGCCACGGTGCAGATCAAGATGCATGATGGCATGGTCAGGAAGTTAGATTTCTGGTACGTTCCAGAACTTTGGAAGAATCTAGTTTCTCTTAGCACATTGGCTAAGAATAGGATAAGGTACGTTGGTGAAGGTGACTAG